The window CCGGCCATTTGGTTTTCAAGCGCCGCAACGATGTAAAAAAAACGAGCCGTCTGAATTTTATCGGACGGCTCGGGTGTTATACTCATGCCCATTCACAAAAATAACCTGACTGCGTCGACTCACCTTGTTGGCTTACTTTTTTGAATGGGTATGATTCTGCACACCAGCAAAGGCCGTCTGAAAACATTTCCTTTCAGACGGCCTTTGCATGCGCAGGGTTTTTGTGGGCATCGTTCACGCGATGCGCTATGTGGGTCAGATGCTCGAATCCGATATGTTTCAGACGGCCAAAATCATTGGCAATCACAAAAACATCGAACCATTTGTCGGCTATCAGTATCCGCCCCACCCCTGCTGTATAGCCGTTCAACTTATGCTCATTCACAAAAGCAACCCAACCGCCCAATGCAAAACACCCGCAAACTTGCGGGTGTTTTGTGGTCAGCATCAATCAGCTTTCAGCATCTGCCGGGGCTTTTTTCTGCTGTTGCAGCATATAGAAAATGCGGCTGCGTCGTTGTCCGGCGCGCATCATCAAACTGCTTTTACGTTCAGCGCCTGCGGGCCTTTGGGGCCGTCACCGGGCGTGTAGCTTACACGCTGGTTTTCTTGCAGGGTTTTGAAACCGTCTGATTCAATGGCTGAGAAATGAACAAACAAATCTTTACCGCCGGCTTCTGGTGTGATGAAACCGAAACCTTTGCCTTCGTTAAACCATTTTACTGCGCCGAATTGTTGGATACTCATAATGTATTTCCTTAAAAATTTTTGAAGATAGCTAGGACTAAAGCCAGATACTGATAAACTACGGAAACACATAATGAGAAACTGAATCAGAATGCCATATGGGCTGCGGAGAGCAACAGAAACTTATATACTTCGAACTAACTTGAATGCAGTATGGGCGCGATTAGCGGCCAGGTCAAGCTTATTTTGATTTATTACACAAACCGGCGTTATGTTAAATTCAGGCCGTCTGAAACGCCCACTGACGTTTCAGACGGCCTGAGCTTTTACAGCTTTCTGCTTTTATACGCCGCGCAACAATTCATTGACGCTGGTTTTGGCACGGGTTTGCGCATCCACTTTTTTCACAATCACCGCGCAATAGAGGCTGTGGCTGCCGTCTTTTGCAGGCAGGCTGCCCGACACCACTACCGAACCGGCAGGCACGCGCCCGTAGTGGATTTCGCCGGTTTCGCGATCATAGATTTTGGTAGATTGGCCGATATACACGCCCATCGAAATCACGCTGCCTTCTTCCACAATCACACCCTCAACGATTTCCGAACGCGCGCCGATAAAGCAGTTGTCTTCAATAATGGTGGGCGCAGCCTGCAAAGGCTCCAGCACGCCGCCGATGCCCACACCGCCGCTCAAATGCACGTTTTTACCGATTTGGGCGCACGAGCCGACTGTGGCCCAAGTGTCGACCATCGCACCTTCGTCCACATATGCGCCGATGTTGACATAAGAGGGCATCAACACCACGTTTTTGGCCACAAAGCTGCCGCGGCGTGCCACAGCCCCGGGCACGGCACGGAAACCGGCGGCTTTGAATTCTTCTTCGCTCCAACCGGCAAATTTGGTCGGTACTTTATCGAAATACTGATTAACGCCGTCGTTTTGCACTTCATTGTCGGCAATGCGGAACGACAACAATACGGCTTTTTTCGCCCACTCGTTCACCTTCCACTCGCCCACGCCCAAACGCTCGGCCACACGCACTTGGCCGGCATCCAATTGACGCAGAGTTTCCAACACCGCCTCTTTGACTTCGGGGCTGACGGTTGAAGGGGTAATCTCGGCGCGGTTTTCAAACGCCGTTTCGATGATGTTTTGCAATGACATGATAATCCTTTGAAATATCGGTTGGATAAGGCGGCATAAATGCGCAAATGCGTTATTTTACCCCAACTCAACGGCATTGCGGGCAAGTTAGCCTATTTTTATCAACCGTATTGCCTCCGCCGCGCCCACCGGAGCGCCCTCACCTTTTTCACAAATATCCCATTGTTTCCGCAACAAAATTATGGCTTTTGCACAATGACACCGCGAGCCGCCGCCCGTATGATGGTCACAATCACCCGACAAGCGTTCTTTTCAGGAGCCTGACCATGAACCCGACCCCAAACCAAACACCTTTATATATCAAGGTGCACGACAGCGACAATGTTGCCATTATCGTCAACAGCGGCGGCCTCAAAAAAGGGGCGGCCTTTTCAGACGGCCTCAACTTAATCGAAGATATTCCGCAAGGCCACAAAGTGGCGCTGACAGACATTGCCGAAAACGGCGAAATCGTGCGCTATGGCGAAATCATCGGCTACGCGCTTAAAAACATTCCGCAAGGCAGTTGGATAGACGAATCGTTGGTTATCTTGCCCGAAGCGCCGCCGCTGGCCAGCCTTCCGCTGGCCACCCGCCCGGCCCCGCCATTCGAACCGCTTGAGGGCTACACTTTTAAAGGTTACCGCAACCAAGACGGCAGCGTCGGCACCAAAAACCTGCTCGGCATCACCACCAGCGTGCATTGTGTGGCCGGCGTGGTGGATTATGTGGTTAAAATCATCGAACAGAAACTGTTGCCCAAATATCCGAATGTCGACGGCGTGGTCGGCCTCAACCACCTTTATGGCTGCGGTGTGGCGATTAATGCGCCGGCAGCGGTCGTGCCCATCCGCACCATTCACAATATCGCGCTGAACCCGAATTTCGGCGGCGAAATCATGGTGGTCGGCCTGGGCTGTGAAAAGCTGCAACCCGCCCGCCTGCTGGAAGGCACGCCCGACACCATTCCGATCCACACCGAATCAGCATCGGTTACCAGCCTGCAAGACGAACAATTTCACGGCTTTGAAGCGATGGTGGCTTCGATTCTGCAAACCGCCGAACAGCATTTGGCCAAACTCAATGCCCGCCAACGCGAAACCTGCCCTGCTGCCGAGCTGGTGGTCGGTATGCAATGCGGCGGCAGCGATGCTTTTTCAGGGGTAACCGCCAACCCTGCCGTGGGCTATGCTTCTGATTTACTGGTGCGCTGCGGTGCCACGGTGATGTTTTCGGAAGTAACCGAAGTGCGCGATGCCATCCATCTGCTCACGCCCCGTGCTGCCACGCCCGAAGTCGGCAAGCGCCTGCTGGAAGAAATGCAGTGGTATGACGACTATCTAAATGCCGGCCAAACCGACCGCAGCGCCAACCCCTCCCCGGGCAATAAAAAAGGCGGCTTGGCCAATGTAGTGGAAAAAGCGCTCGGCTCAATCGCCAAATCCGGCTCCGGTGCGATTGTGGAAGTGCTCTCCCCCGGCCAGCGCCCGACCCGCCGCGGCCTCATTTATGCCGCCACGCCCGCCAGCGATTTTGTGTGCGGCACCCAACAGCTCGCCTCAGGCATCACCGTGCAAGTCTTTACCACCGGGCGCGGCACTCCCTACGGGCTAGCGGCGGTACCGGTGATTAAAGTGGCCACCCGCACCGATTTGGCCGAGCGCTGGTTCGACTTGATGGACATCAACGCCGGCCGCATCGCCACCGGCGAGGCTTCCATCGAAGATATCGGCTGGGAAATTTTCCACTATATCCTCGACGCGGCCAGCGGCAAAAAAGTGCCGTGGTCCGACCGCTGGGGCCTGCACAATGCGCTATCGGTATTCAACCCGGCACCGGTTACCTGATACCCGCTCACAAAAACCACCTAACGGCGTTGGCTTGCCTGCGCTCGAAGAGAATTGGTTTTGCTAAGGTGCCGAAGCCTCCAGTCGACCAACCTGCACTGTCTCCGACTCGCCGCCTTGCTCGCTTACTTTTGTAAACGGGCATGATTTGCTCATCATAACGAAAGGCCGTCTGAAACGTTTTTCAGACGGCCTTTCGTTATCCTGTAAAAATCAATAGCGCCCTGTGCAAAATTTCTGTTGCAGCAGATAAAGCGGCAACCCGGAAATAACACAACAAAATGGTGCATGCAAAAACCTGCCTACAGCGCTGACAAATTAATGCGATTAAAACCAATCAGTTCGCGGGGAATCGAATGCCGCAGCGTTTGAGCGGTCAATGTTTGCAAGGCCGTCTGAAAGGTATCAAACGGCATGCTTTCCGAGCCGAAACGCGCTAAGTGTTCGGTATTCATCTGACAATCGATAAGCGCCACACCGCAATCCGCCAAATAAGGCACGGCAGTGGCAAAAGCGATTTTAGAAGCCTCACTTTGCCGGGCAAACATCGATTCGCCGTAAAACACGCTGCCGATTTGTACGCCATACAGGCCGCCGGCCAAGTTCAGACGGCCTTCGGCATCGGGATACCAGCATTCAAACGAATGGGCATAACCAAGCCGGTGCAACTGCCTGTAGGCCTGCTGCATTTCGCGGGTAATCCAAGTGCCGTGCTGGCCGGGGCGCGGAGCCTCGGCGCAGGCGGCAATCACAGCATCAAAGCGGTAATTCGAGGTTACGGCATAGGGTTTGTTGCGCAGGCTTTTTTGCAGCGAGCGGCCGATGTGCAGCTTGTGCGGATACAGCACGGTGCGCGGAGCAATCACCCACCAGCATATCGGCTGGCCGTCTGAATACCACGGAAAAATGCCTTGCGGATAGGCGGCAAGCAGCCGCTCGGGGCTTAAATTGCCGCCGACAGCCACCAATCCTTCACGCAGCACAACGGCTTCTCCCGCATCGGGAAAAGCCGTACTGTTTGGGTCGAGCAGCGGAATATCCACAATAGCACCGAGCCTTTAAACATGCTTTTCAGACGGCCTGAGCTTTCACGCAGGCCGTCTGAAACCGATATCGGTCAGCGTTTGTCTTTTTTCTGACAATCGCCGCACACGCCATACATATATAAAGCGTGGTCTACAATGCGGTAGCCGTTTTCTTCTGCGATTTTGTCTTGCAGCTTTTCAATTTCATCATTATGAAATTCGGTCACCTTGCCGCATTTCACACAGACGATATGATCATGATGGCCGCCGGTATTCAGCTCGTAAACCGCTTTGCCGGTTTCGAAATGGTGGCGTAGCAAAATGCCGGCCTGCTCAAACTGAGTCAGCACGCGGTAGATGGTGGCCACGCCGATTTCGATGCCTTCTTCCAGCAAAATGCGGTAAACGTCTTCCGCACTCAAATGCTCTTCGGCATGCTCTTCAAACAAATCCAAGATTTTCAAACGCGGGCCGGTTACTTTCAGACCGCTGTCTTTTAATTGGGCGATATTGCTTTCCATAAGTTCTTTCCATACCCGTGTGGTGTAATTATCGCTATAATACGCATTTTTAGCAGCTTTGCCCACTATCAGATGATAAAGGTTTTCAATTGCCCGAACCTTTCTGGCATACTGATAACTAAGTAACCATCAACGAAAGGTAAAACCGTGAACAAATCCCTATGTTTCGCCCTGGCAGCCCTGCTGGGGTTGGCCGCCTGCTCGGCCGAACGCGTGTCTCATTTTCCCTCTTACAAACTGAAAGTGGTGCAAGGCAACGAGCTGGATCCGCGCGCCGTAGTTGCGCTGCAACCGGGCATGAGCCGCGATCAGGTGCA of the Uruburuella testudinis genome contains:
- a CDS encoding cold-shock protein is translated as MSIQQFGAVKWFNEGKGFGFITPEAGGKDLFVHFSAIESDGFKTLQENQRVSYTPGDGPKGPQALNVKAV
- the dapD gene encoding 2,3,4,5-tetrahydropyridine-2,6-dicarboxylate N-succinyltransferase, with the protein product MSLQNIIETAFENRAEITPSTVSPEVKEAVLETLRQLDAGQVRVAERLGVGEWKVNEWAKKAVLLSFRIADNEVQNDGVNQYFDKVPTKFAGWSEEEFKAAGFRAVPGAVARRGSFVAKNVVLMPSYVNIGAYVDEGAMVDTWATVGSCAQIGKNVHLSGGVGIGGVLEPLQAAPTIIEDNCFIGARSEIVEGVIVEEGSVISMGVYIGQSTKIYDRETGEIHYGRVPAGSVVVSGSLPAKDGSHSLYCAVIVKKVDAQTRAKTSVNELLRGV
- the garD gene encoding galactarate dehydratase yields the protein MNPTPNQTPLYIKVHDSDNVAIIVNSGGLKKGAAFSDGLNLIEDIPQGHKVALTDIAENGEIVRYGEIIGYALKNIPQGSWIDESLVILPEAPPLASLPLATRPAPPFEPLEGYTFKGYRNQDGSVGTKNLLGITTSVHCVAGVVDYVVKIIEQKLLPKYPNVDGVVGLNHLYGCGVAINAPAAVVPIRTIHNIALNPNFGGEIMVVGLGCEKLQPARLLEGTPDTIPIHTESASVTSLQDEQFHGFEAMVASILQTAEQHLAKLNARQRETCPAAELVVGMQCGGSDAFSGVTANPAVGYASDLLVRCGATVMFSEVTEVRDAIHLLTPRAATPEVGKRLLEEMQWYDDYLNAGQTDRSANPSPGNKKGGLANVVEKALGSIAKSGSGAIVEVLSPGQRPTRRGLIYAATPASDFVCGTQQLASGITVQVFTTGRGTPYGLAAVPVIKVATRTDLAERWFDLMDINAGRIATGEASIEDIGWEIFHYILDAASGKKVPWSDRWGLHNALSVFNPAPVT
- the aat gene encoding leucyl/phenylalanyl-tRNA--protein transferase, which translates into the protein MDIPLLDPNSTAFPDAGEAVVLREGLVAVGGNLSPERLLAAYPQGIFPWYSDGQPICWWVIAPRTVLYPHKLHIGRSLQKSLRNKPYAVTSNYRFDAVIAACAEAPRPGQHGTWITREMQQAYRQLHRLGYAHSFECWYPDAEGRLNLAGGLYGVQIGSVFYGESMFARQSEASKIAFATAVPYLADCGVALIDCQMNTEHLARFGSESMPFDTFQTALQTLTAQTLRHSIPRELIGFNRINLSAL
- the fur gene encoding ferric iron uptake transcriptional regulator; amino-acid sequence: MIVGKAAKNAYYSDNYTTRVWKELMESNIAQLKDSGLKVTGPRLKILDLFEEHAEEHLSAEDVYRILLEEGIEIGVATIYRVLTQFEQAGILLRHHFETGKAVYELNTGGHHDHIVCVKCGKVTEFHNDEIEKLQDKIAEENGYRIVDHALYMYGVCGDCQKKDKR